Proteins from a genomic interval of Fusarium oxysporum Fo47 chromosome I, complete sequence:
- a CDS encoding glycoside hydrolase superfamily translates to MVTFNRIALTVLAVGGSAVEAKPAAAASSTLFELSDFKPGVEWEIVLHQPIKHDTVADLIPSKAKVWDIDMGHGRDYPEMIPLLKGAGKFVICYFNAGALQSWDKDIKQFPKAVIGHSLAYPYDSEEWYLDIRDSTVLKLQKARLDVAAKIGCDAVDPDNVDAWQQDGEDPTGFKLKPSDYTKYLKNLAEYAHSIKTKDGNRLLVGQKNAPEISEDLVSTLDFAVLESCRGTTDPDEENWPFCEDFQTYIDAGKPVLQIEYPPSVEKTGKLSSSDNTYYCTPKDEDKGFSKILKWASAQLDGWGQFCGEDPFRTPVINE, encoded by the exons ATGGTTACCTTCAATCGAATTGCCCTTACTGTTCTGGCTGTTGGTGGCTCT GCCGTAGAGGCAAAGCCTGCTGCCgcggcttcttcaaccttgtTTGAGCTCTCCGATTTTAAGCCCGGCGTGGAATGGGAAATTGTCCTACACCAGCCTATTAAGCACGATACCGTTGCCGATTTGATCCCGTCCAAAGCCAAAGTCTGGGACATTGATATGGGACATGGCCGCGATTATCCAGAGATGATTCCCCTGCTCAAG GGTGCTGGAAAGTTCGTGATCTGCTACTTCAACGCCGGAGCTCTTCAGTCATGGGACAAGGATATCAAACAATTTCCCAAGGCCGTTATTGGTCATTCCTTGGCCTATCCTTATGACAGTGAGGAGTGGTACCTCGACATCCGTGACTCAACTGTGCTCAAGCTTCAGAAAGCACGCCTTGACGTTGCTGCAAAGATTGGATGCGATGCAGTGGACCCTGACAACGTCGACGCTTGGCAGCAGGATGGCGAGGACCCTACAGGCTTCAAACTGAAGCCATCCGACTACACCAAAtacctcaagaacctcgcAGAGTACGCCCACTCaatcaagaccaaggatggTAACCGTCTTCTCGTGGGCCAGAAGAATGCACCCGAAATTTCTGAGGACCTTGTCTCAACCCTTGACTTCGCTGTTCTCGAGTCCTGCCGCGGCACTACGGATCCTGACGAGGAGAACTGGCCATTCTGTGAGGACTTCCAAACCTACATCGACGCTGGCAAGCCCGTACTCCAGATAGAGTATCCTCCTTCTGTTGAGAAAACCGGTAAGCTCAGCTCGTCCGACAATACATACTACTGCACCCCCAAGGACGAGGATAAGGGTTTCAGCAAAATCTTGAAGTGGGCTTCTGCTCAACTTGACGGTTGGGGTCAGTTCTGTGGCGAGGATCCTTTCCGCACTCCTGTCATCAATGAGTAG
- a CDS encoding putative ATP-dependent RNA helicase: protein MKKFGFGKKGDDGDDANRHALFGRKKSSQSSSSENPYAKQGGKDPYADDAKYANVTPYQQARAGLNNGPGAPGVQAPNSYGAPAPAQGSFNSQPQPPSGYGADRYGSGGGYGGNRYGDSAPQNRYNSPGPAAGARGPGGYGGFGPSEPDTNRDNLFAGAQERQAQKQQPTNNGPQSGADGGSYGGYGEERELTAEEQEEAEYQSILAEKRQLQQDSASSVSRSVQMARQANEVGRATLARLGAQGERLNNTEKHLDLAANQNKIAQDRAAELKTLNGSMFAVHVSNPFTSKQRKQKADDEVMARHRSEREQREATRRDGFQANQRMEGNFRDMNTVGRPRQQPRKKEYGKYNLDDEEGADELEDQIDDGITELEGQVSMMNMVGRAIGKEVDSQNKQIDRIMNKASGSDAVDDATRMNRERLARINPVLVVINCINQLKRIRVLEHSKGHVYMKIESLFNLKISTVANSSASTMTTDNSGPPPAKKRKTKNKTDPNAITIGGKTISLEGYLTAPSKAVPAASTSASDSPTAPTTTPSAASVATTEARKERPEHKKPPRGRDSSDRSRTRDDPKLLKTRKELPIWQYREDIQKALRKSGSDVLVLVGETGSGKSTQVPQFLYQEPWCRRQKTKIAGSDDEISVGGMVAITQPRRVAATTLAHRVSQEAGTPLGKGGRDGLVGYSVRFDHQVPKGSRIKFLTEGMLLQELLRDPNLRSYSAIVVDEIHERSLDVDLLVGFLKQILASDLSGRGGIPLKVVIMSATADVEGIQEFFKDVRPKNEGESTLQVLKIKGRQYPVTVHHEPRPVPDIQDALLKTIYKIHLQEQLPGDILAFLTGQEEIEAAQKLIEEYAETLASNVPKIRVFPLYGQLSMDAQREAFLPVKTPFTRKIVLATNIAETSVTVPGVRYVVDCGKAKVKQYRARLGMESLLAKPISKSSAVQRTGRAGREGPGKCFRLYPESAFKTLQDSDLPEILRNDVLGAVLTMKARGIQDVLAFPLMDPPEIEAIEKALIHLHFLGALNDDGTITRTGETMARFPISAPLGAVLLAAADPEFDCVVEAIDIISCITSGEDIFLSIQSEQAQEEVENFRKELQRREGDIITYLSTIQQYTAENADRVNWCKQRKINMRNMKQALNIRRQLRGMCLKEKLLDEAPPADPQPFVPISPERAEQVLKCFLRGFALKTAMLAPDGSFVTVQGKHVVAIHPASVLHGQKKEAIMFLEHVYTNKNYAKKVSAIQATWIVEAMGGK, encoded by the exons ATGAAGAAGTTTGGCTTCGGAAAGAaaggcgatgatggtgatgacgCCAACCGCCACGCCCTCTTTGGTCGCAAGAAGTCGTCTCAGTCTAGTTCCTCTGAGAACCCTTACGCCAAACAAGGCGGAAAAGACCCCTATGCCGACGATGCAAAGTATGCCAACGTAACCCCTTATCAGCAAGCCCGCGCTGGTCTCAACAACGGCCCTGGCGCTCCTGGCGTCCAGGCTCCGAATTCCTACGGTGCTCCCGCTCCTGCACAAGGAAGCTTCAACTCTCAGCCCCAGCCTCCGAGCGGATACGGTGCTGACCGATACGGATCCGGCGGCGGCTATGGTGGAAATCGATATGGCGACTCTGCTCCTCAGAACAGATACAACAGCCCCGGCCCAGCTGCTGGTGCAAGAGGCCCCGGTGGCTATGGTGGTTTTGGACCCAGTGAGCCTGACACCAACAGAGACAACTTGTTCGCTGGTGCTCAGGAACGCCAGGCCCAGAAGCAACAACCTACCAACAACGGTCCACAGTCAGGAGCCGACGGCGGCTCGTACGGCGGTTATGGTGAGGAGCGCGAGTTGACCGCtgaggagcaagaagaagctgaataTCAATCTATTCTGGCGGAGAAGCGACAACTTCAGCAGGACAGTGCATCCTCAGTCAGCCGGTCGGTACAAATGGCTCGGCAAGCCAACGAAGTCGGTCGCGCCACCCTAGCTCGCCTGGGAGCTCAAGGAGAGCGATTGAACAACACGGAAAAGCATCTTGATCTAGCTGCCAACCAGAACAAGATTGCTCAAGACCGAGCTGCCGAACTCAAGACACTCAACGGAAGTATGTTTGCCGTGCATGTCAGCAACCCTTTTACCTCCAAGCAACGCAAGCAAAAAGCGGACGATGAGGTCATGGCACGCCATCGATCTGAACGAGAACAACGAGAAGCCACCCGCCGTGATGGTTTCCAAGCCAACCAGCGCATGGAAGGCAACTTCAGAGACATGAACACCGTGGGCCGGCCACGACAGCAACCTCGTAAGAAGGAATACGGCAAATATAAccttgacgatgaggagggagcggatgagcttgaggacCAGATCGATGATGGCATCACCGAGCTTGAGGGCCAAGTGTCCATGATGAATATGGTCGGCAGAGCTATTGGCAAGGAGGTTGACTCGCAGAACAAGCAGATCGACCGTATTATGAACAAGGCAAGTGGT AGCGATGCTGTTGACGATGCCACGAGAATGAACCGAGAACGATTGGCCCGTATCAA TCCTGTCTTGGTCGTGATCAATTGTATAAACCAACTCAAAAGAATCCGGGTTTTGGAGCATTCTAAGGGACATGTATACATGAAAATCGAATCACTGTTTAATC TGAAAATTTCCACCGTCGCCAACTCTTCAGCCAGCACCATGACAACTGATAATTCTGGCCCTCCTCCGGCGAAAAAGAGGAAAACCAAAAATAAGACTGACCCAAATGCTATTACGATAGGGGGGAAAACAATTTCCCTCGAAGGGTATCTCACAGCGCCCTCAAAGGCTGTACCTGCagcctcaacatcagcatcagACAGCCCAACAGCCCCTACAACCACCCCTTCAGCTGCCTCTGTCGCCACCACAGAGGCAAGGAAGGAAAGGCCAGAGCACAAGAAACCTCCTAGAGGGCGCGATAGTAGTGATAGGTCTCGGACTCGGGATGATCCAAAACTGCTCAAGACACGCAAAGAGCTTCCAATATGGCAGTATCGCGAGGACATTCAGAAAGCGCTGCGAAAGTCCGGCAGCGACGTGCTCGTGCTAGTGGGTGAGACAGGTTCTGGAAAAAGTACTCAGGTTCCTCAATTTCTCTATCAGGAGCCCTGGTGTAGACGTcaaaagaccaagatcgCCGGCTCAGACGATGAGATTTCAGTGGGTGGCATGGTCGCAATCACGCAGCCTCGACGAGTCGCCGCGACAACTTTGGCTCATCGtgtttctcaagaagctgggaCTCCTTTAGGGAaaggaggacgagatggGTTGGTCGGTTACTCGGTTCGATTTGACCACCAGGTCCCAAAGGGATCAAGGATCAAATTCTTGACTGAGGGTATGTTGCTTCAGGAACTTCTGCGGGATCCCAATCTCAGGAGTTACAGCGCTATCGTGGTCGACGAAATTCATGAACGCagtcttgatgttgatctccTAGTTGGTTTCCTGAAGCAGATTCTTGCAAGCGACTTGTCTGGCCGCGGGGGCATCCCGCTCAAAGTGGTCATCATGAGTGCGACAGCAGACGTGGAGGGCATTCAAGAGTTCTTCAAGGATGTGCGACCAAAGAACGAGGGCGAAAGCACACTGCAGGTTCTTAAGATCAAGGGACGACAGTACCCCGTCACAGTTCACCATGAACCGCGACCTGTACCCGACATCCAGGACGCCCTTCTCAAGACGATATACAAGATACACTTGCAGGAGCAGCTTCCGGGAGATATCCTTGCTTTCCTGACCGGTCAggaagagattgaggctGCCCAAAAGCTGATTGAGGAATATGCAGAAACTCTTGCCTCTAACGTCCCCAAGATCAGGGTGTTCCCCTTGTATGGTCAACTCTCGATGGACGCGCAGCGCGAGGCCTTCTTACCTGTCAAGACTCCTTTTACACGTAAGATTGTGCTGGCGACAAATATTGCTGAGACATCCGTCACTGTTCCCGGAGTCAGATATGTGGTGGATTGCGGTAAAGCAAAAGTGAAGCAATACCGAGCACGCCTGGGCATGGAATCTCTTCTTGCGAAACCTATCTCGAAATCATCCGCTGTGCAGCGAACTGGTCGAGCAGGCCGTGAGGGCCCCGGAAAGTGCTTCAGATTATACCCAGAATCAGCCTTCAAGACACTGCAAGATTCCGATCTTCCCGAGATTCTTCGCAACGACGTCTTGGGAGCAGTTCTGACCATGAAGGCACGAGGAATTCAGGATGTCCTTGCTTTCCCTCTCATGGATCCCCCAGAGATAGAAGCAATCGAGAAAGCTCTGATTCACTTGCATTTCCTTGGTgctctcaatgatgatggcACTATCACGAGGACTGGCGAAACGATGGCCCGCTTTCCGATTTCTGCGCCGTTGGGGGCTGTTTTGCTTGCTGCTGCGGATCCCGAGTTTGATTGTGTGGTTGAGGCGATCGACATAATTTCCTGTATCACATCTGGAGAGGATATCTTCTTGAGTATCCAGTCTGAGCAGGCCCAAGAAGAGGTGGAAAACTTCAGAAAGGAGCTCCAACGCCGTGAGGGAGACATCATCACATATCTTTCCACCATCCAACAATACACCGCGGAGAACGCAGACAGAGTAAATTGGTGCAAGCAACGGAAGATTAACATGAGAAACATGAAACAGGCTCTGAACATTCGAAGGCAGCTTCGGGGTATGTGTCTTAAGGAGAAGCTCCTGGATGAGGCTCCACCGGCTGATCCTCAACCATTTGTTCCCATCTCCCCAGAACGCGCTGAGCAAGTCCTCAAGTGTTTCCTGAGAGGCTTCGCTTTGAAAACTGCTATGCTGGCTCCTGACGGCAGCTTTGTCACGGTCCAAGGCAAACACGTCGTTGCCATCCATCCTGCCAGCGTATTGCATGGGCAGAAGAAAGAAGCTATCATGTTCCTCGAGCACGTCTACACAAATAAGAATTACGCCAAGAAGGTCAGCGCCATCCAAGCTACATGGATTGTTGAAGCAATGGGAGGCAAGTAG
- a CDS encoding inhibitor of growth proteins N-terminal histone-binding-domain-containing protein, with translation MPRDDLSIDFVKRMPQAEALDPGLILDDWINRVQNLPEEIRFIQEEVADKDRQYSECLRTIEDRDGKIQKWIKTNGSHEPNPKEDLLRKQVRDSFAQADQLSKEKIELCQKMQIIVDKHLKNLDSQIKLLYDRAEPGFTDPDEVPSLLRPSAANHTAPSIRAINPASHMTTAAGPSTPLAAAQTSSNPALARLPNHPNVRHAQSQQHAASAPATPAASMILNRQREGSAGPATKRVARVNPALGTIPTTSSGLARHSSLGPGTPKGGAIGGSGLARAGSAGPRTGSVKSTGTMSGRRGTPTGGIRKKPTNKSNLSRVKKASNRNSPAPTNDSELSDVDSGSGEDEDGADGRSRGTPVADVKDVDGDDIIGEADDDDEEGGDDKKYCLCHNVSYGDMVACDNDNCPYEWFHWSCVDLKSEPNGTWYCPKCREKLQKKGK, from the coding sequence ATGCCTAGAGACGACTTGTCTATCGACTTCGTCAAGAGGATGCCTCAAGCCGAAGCCCTCGACCCTGGCTTGATCCTCGACGACTGGATTAACCGCGTCCAAAACCTCCCCGAAGAGATCCGCTTCATACAAGAAGAGGTCGCCGATAAAGATCGTCAATACTCCGAGTGCTTACGTACGATCGAGGACCGGGACGGGAAGATACAGAAATGGATCAAGACAAACGGAAGCCATGAGCCAAACCCTAAGGAAGACCTTCTTCGAAAACAAGTCCGCGACAGTTTTGCGCAAGCCGACCAACTATCGAAAGAAAAGATCGAATTGTGCCAGAAGATGCAGATCATAGTAGACAAGCATCTCAAAAACCTGGACAGCCAAATCAAGTTGCTTTACGACCGAGCCGAACCTGGCTTTACCGATCCTGACGAAGTCCCCTCATTACTTCGACCGAGCGCTGCAAATCATACTGCCCCTTCGATCCGGGCCATAAACCCAGCAAGTCATATGACCACTGCGGCTGGTCCCTCGACTCCTCTTGCCGCTGCACAAACCTCTTCAAATCCCGCACTTGCTCGACTTCCCAACCACCCTAATGTTCGTCACGCACAGTCTCAGCAGCACGCAGCGTCTGCTCCGGCAACACCCGCAGCCAGCATGATTCTGAATCGACAAAGAGAAGGTTCTGCAGGACCCGCGACAAAGCGCGTCGCTCGGGTGAACCCTGCTTTGGGGACTATACCAACTACATCAAGCGGTTTGGCAAGACACTCATCACTTGGACCCGGCACCCCTAAGGGCGGTGCCATCGGAGGGTCTGGTCTTGCGAGGGCAGGTAGTGCAGGCCCAAGAACCGGGTCTGTGAAGTCAACAGGAACAATGAGCGGTCGTCGAGGTACGCCTACGGGTGGAATACGGAAGAAGCCTACCAACAAGTCGAATCTTTCGCGTGTTAAGAAAGCCTCAAATCGAAACTCGCCTGCGCCAACGAATGATAGTGAACTTTCGGATGTCGACAGTGGCAGTggagaggacgaagatggcGCCGACGGTCGGTCAAGAGGTACGCCCGTGGCCGATGTTAAGGATGTTGACGGAGATGATATTATAGGAGAAgctgacgatgacgacgaagaggGTGGCGACGACAAGAAGTATTGCCTTTGCCATAATGTGAGCTACGGGGACATGGTCGCGTGCGACAACGACAATTGTCCGTATGAGTGGTTTCACTGGTCATGCGTCGATCTCAAGAGCGAGCCCAACGGGACATGGTACTGCCCTAAGTGTAGAGAAAAGCTACAAAAGAAGGGCAAGTAG